The sequence below is a genomic window from Candidatus Peregrinibacteria bacterium.
CGGTATTTTTCGATATTTCTCGATAAGGAATTTCATTTTCGATTTCTCGAGCGACTTGCCACCTTTCTGCCATTTCCTCAAGTTCAGCAATTGTGCAGAGATCCCTCATGAATTTTGCGCATTCTTGAGAAGTTTTGAGAGAAGCTATCGCTTTAAAAAGCGATTTCATTTCAGGAGTTTGCCATTTGAAGTTCGACGCAGAAGAACGCATATAAAACGTATTAGCACGTTAATACTATCAAAACAAAAAAATTTGTCAATACTTTTTTTAAAAATGCTGAAATGCAGGCAGAAAACTTGCCACATCTGTCGTTTTTTCGCTACAATCTCGGCAGATTTTTCTTATGGTATGCAGAAAACTCCGTACATTTGGATGAATGGAAAAATGATTCCTTGGGATGATGCGAAAATTCATGTTCTTACCCACGCACTTCATTATGGTTCTGCGGTCTTTGAAGGGATCAGGTTTTATGAAACGCCGAATGGACCAGCAATTTTTCGTCTCGAAGATCACACGAAAAGACTTTTTTATTCCGCAACAACTTTAGAGATGGCAGTTCCATTTACGGAAAAAGAAGTGAATGAGGCGACGAAAAAAGTTGTCGCTCAGAGTGGTGAAAAAAGCGGATATATCCGTCCAATTATTTACTACGGATATGGAAAGATGGGGCTCTATCCAGTGGGAGCGCCAGTAGACGTTGCTGTTGCCTGTTGGTCGTGGGGAAAATATCTCGTAGATCGTCCAGTACATGCGAAAATTTCAAAATATATTCGCATTCATCCGAGGAGTCTCATTTCTGACGCAAAAGTTACGGGACACTATGTAAATTCAATTCTCGCCAGTTTAGAAGCGCATGGAGAGGAATATGATGAAGCGATTTTGCTCGATTTTGAGGGAAAAGTAGCAGAAGGTCCGGGAGAAAATGTTTTTGTGGTAAAAAATGGAGCTCTCTTTACGCCGCCACTTGGGAAAATTCTAAGGGGAATTACCCGAGACTCAATTTTTAGAATTGCGAAAGATCTCGGAATTTCCGTTACCGAGAAAGAAATGATGCCCGAAGAACTTTTTACAGCAGATGAACTTTTCTTCACGGGAACAGCAGCCGAAGTTTCGCCCATTGGAACTCTGGATAAGAAGAAAATTGGAAATGGAGAGGAGGGACCGGTCACGAAAAAAATTAGAGAGAAGTTCATGGAAGCGGTGAGAGGAAAGGATGAGAAGTATAAAGAATGGCTTACATTTCTGGAGTAAGAGGTGTTTTTGGAGGATAATTTTTAATTTTGAAATTTTAAATTTCAAAATAAATCTTAATTTCTAATTTTTAATTTCGAAAATTCATATCTATCATCAATTTTCATTGTTTAAACATTAGAATTTAGAAATTATTTTGAAATTTAAAATTTCAAAATTAAAAATTCCATCAGCAATCATCCTTTATTTCATTCCTCCCATGCCGCTCCGCAAACTCTCCGATCTCGAAAAATCCAAACTTCAAGGGAAAAAAGTTCTCATGAGAGTGGATTTTAATGTTCCTTTAAAAGATGGCATTATTGCTGATGATTCTCGTATTCGCAAAACACTTCCCACTATTACATATCTTCTCGAAAATGGCGCTGCGCTTGTCCTCATGTCTCACTTGGGACGACCAAAAGGAAAAATAATCGAGGAGCTTCGACTCGATCCTATTGCGAAAAGGCTTTCAGAACTTCTCAAAAAGCCAGTACAAAAAATGAACGATTGCATTGGAGAAGACGTTCGGAATGCGAAGAAGAATTTACAGCCGGGCGAAATTATGCTTCTGGAAAA
It includes:
- a CDS encoding branched-chain amino acid transaminase, whose translation is MQKTPYIWMNGKMIPWDDAKIHVLTHALHYGSAVFEGIRFYETPNGPAIFRLEDHTKRLFYSATTLEMAVPFTEKEVNEATKKVVAQSGEKSGYIRPIIYYGYGKMGLYPVGAPVDVAVACWSWGKYLVDRPVHAKISKYIRIHPRSLISDAKVTGHYVNSILASLEAHGEEYDEAILLDFEGKVAEGPGENVFVVKNGALFTPPLGKILRGITRDSIFRIAKDLGISVTEKEMMPEELFTADELFFTGTAAEVSPIGTLDKKKIGNGEEGPVTKKIREKFMEAVRGKDEKYKEWLTFLE